One Proteinivorax tanatarense DNA segment encodes these proteins:
- a CDS encoding ABC transporter substrate-binding protein, which translates to MKKLLVITLCVVMVMSLAACGGGEAEQGVTDDSIKIGSVGVTSGPLAFIGSPYYEGMTAYLNTINEQGGVNGREIELIVEDDEFDPALAIDGVNSLIEDEGVFAIVGQLGTPGVLATADIVEEHGIPSVYFGSGAVELTTLGENFFPVQPNYVYEGKLKAKYAIEEFDAERIGVIYSNDDVGLEGIQGIEEGLAEMGKEDALVADVSFAPGETDLTAQVQQLRDSDPDVIIVYTLAAGATPALRQINDFQMVDIPIITSYSNADASFIAAVEPTTIQDIIDDIYVMGWLDVDEEGLDPLATAMSEYYPESMINAYTMAGWVAGEVFVAGLEEAGDDLTWEGYIEAMENIHFTEGMAPEVSYSGGVRQGVTHMSLSNIVQDEDGNWIFQQYTDFNEF; encoded by the coding sequence ATGAAAAAGCTTTTAGTAATTACTTTATGCGTAGTAATGGTAATGTCATTAGCTGCCTGTGGTGGTGGCGAAGCAGAACAAGGTGTTACAGATGACTCCATAAAGATAGGTTCTGTAGGAGTGACATCTGGACCACTAGCATTTATTGGTTCACCTTACTATGAAGGAATGACAGCTTATCTTAACACAATTAACGAGCAAGGTGGAGTAAATGGTAGAGAAATAGAACTAATCGTCGAAGATGATGAGTTTGATCCTGCGTTAGCTATTGATGGGGTTAACAGTCTAATTGAAGATGAAGGTGTATTTGCTATAGTTGGTCAACTTGGTACTCCTGGTGTGCTAGCCACTGCAGATATAGTTGAAGAGCATGGCATACCATCAGTCTATTTTGGTTCAGGAGCAGTCGAGTTAACTACTCTGGGAGAAAATTTTTTTCCAGTTCAGCCAAACTATGTTTATGAAGGTAAGCTTAAAGCCAAATATGCTATAGAGGAGTTTGATGCAGAGAGGATTGGAGTAATTTATTCAAATGATGATGTGGGGTTAGAAGGGATTCAGGGAATTGAAGAAGGGTTAGCAGAAATGGGCAAAGAAGATGCATTAGTTGCTGACGTTTCATTTGCTCCAGGAGAAACTGATTTGACTGCACAAGTTCAACAGCTTCGAGACTCAGATCCAGATGTTATCATTGTTTATACTCTTGCTGCAGGGGCAACTCCTGCTCTTAGACAAATAAACGATTTCCAAATGGTCGATATCCCTATTATAACTTCTTACTCAAATGCAGACGCTTCGTTTATTGCTGCTGTTGAGCCAACAACTATTCAAGATATTATCGATGATATTTATGTAATGGGTTGGTTAGATGTAGATGAAGAGGGTTTAGATCCGTTGGCAACAGCTATGAGTGAGTACTACCCAGAAAGCATGATAAATGCCTATACGATGGCTGGATGGGTAGCGGGTGAAGTTTTTGTGGCAGGTCTTGAAGAAGCTGGTGATGATCTTACATGGGAAGGATATATTGAAGCTATGGAAAATATCCACTTTACAGAAGGGATGGCTCCAGAGGTTTCTTATTCTGGAGGTGTGAGACAAGGAGTTACTCATATGTCTTTGAGTAACATTGTTCAGGACGAAGATGGAAACTGGATATTCCAGCAATATACAGACTTCAACGAATTCTAA